A portion of the Gammaproteobacteria bacterium genome contains these proteins:
- a CDS encoding AbrB/MazE/SpoVT family DNA-binding domain-containing protein yields MAIYRSLYYDDVVVGVGGRITIPQKMRDDLGIVEGDMLRARVEASNGSRQMVVWRSEDQPEG; encoded by the coding sequence ATGGCCATCTATCGCTCGCTGTACTACGACGACGTCGTCGTGGGAGTCGGGGGCAGGATCACCATCCCCCAGAAAATGCGCGACGACCTCGGCATCGTGGAGGGCGACATGCTGAGGGCGAGGGTGGAGGCTTCCAACGGATCGCGTCAGATGGTTGTCTGGCGCTCGGAGGACCAGCCGGAAGGCTAG
- a CDS encoding GWxTD domain-containing protein, protein MQAAPVPRAVARATSLLEAGDTTAALGLLRTAREEDDRDPHIAFALGTLLARTAPLGETDFRQRMEAEALLEEAYEGLHEDAGVLLEMALLKRRQFMRVDSRRILERTVASEGSRAVEPEVLAQSHFVLARILTEEMEDFEHMVFLPAGWRRDGSLGTDEYAGSTRCPAGVQAFCLNYTEPGTFNGQLARAGRASDRDVDYPPRIEAHYRAALSYVPDHPQAARGLLALLHRQGRFEDMATEARRLAEVNPDDPYAHIFLGLAFYESLDWTAARNAFDTGLALMPPAERAPYDNVSYLLNEEDAAEYQRLEPGNAREYERILWAKSDPLFLIPENERAMEHIARVTHAELAFGDPERRLPGWSSDRGQVLIRYGLPANIWMLRQDGGGTGLGGAAQRAGASATGRWIFWNYRLEVPSFVFHRELGYSRVGFDFDANTGQYLRQVSETEATTTFESRAVNRWTEIPAQIARFRGAAPGQVEVLAFLRADPDSFNLFEGDSVRVGMFLFNRSYEDSASVAHAVKAEDTGNVLFTFELPRGTFEYSLEGLAAESRVAARNRGTITAIPVRRVGLSTSDLVLAGGVIPRVEQPGGWRDFAIGASRDLVFDADDDIHVYMEIYGLTTDFMGSSEYTVEVTLQDAERRSVGARLLRSLGNLIGGAEGDLAVRFVRNVEPVDGVVPEYFSVSADEAGEGAHRLIIAITDRTTGASVSVERELAIRRPDDDPR, encoded by the coding sequence GTGCAGGCCGCTCCGGTACCGCGCGCCGTGGCCCGGGCCACGAGCCTGCTCGAAGCAGGCGACACGACCGCCGCGCTCGGGCTGCTGCGCACCGCTCGCGAGGAAGACGACCGGGATCCCCACATCGCCTTCGCCCTGGGCACGTTGCTGGCGCGCACCGCGCCCCTGGGAGAGACCGACTTCAGGCAGCGGATGGAGGCGGAAGCGCTGCTTGAGGAGGCGTACGAGGGACTGCACGAGGACGCAGGCGTGCTGCTGGAGATGGCGCTGCTCAAGCGGCGCCAGTTCATGCGCGTGGACTCGCGCAGGATTCTGGAGCGCACGGTCGCGTCCGAAGGCAGCCGCGCCGTGGAACCGGAGGTCCTGGCCCAGTCGCACTTTGTACTGGCGCGCATCCTCACCGAGGAGATGGAGGACTTCGAGCATATGGTCTTCCTGCCCGCCGGATGGCGGCGGGACGGGTCGCTGGGGACGGACGAGTACGCGGGATCGACACGCTGTCCCGCCGGGGTCCAGGCCTTCTGCCTCAACTACACGGAACCAGGCACCTTCAACGGTCAGCTGGCCCGCGCGGGGCGGGCCAGCGACCGGGACGTGGACTACCCGCCGCGCATCGAAGCCCACTATCGAGCTGCTCTGTCGTACGTGCCGGACCACCCGCAGGCCGCCCGCGGACTGCTCGCGCTGCTCCATCGCCAGGGCCGTTTCGAGGACATGGCGACCGAGGCACGGCGCCTCGCCGAGGTGAACCCCGACGACCCCTACGCGCACATCTTCCTCGGGCTGGCGTTCTACGAGTCGCTGGACTGGACCGCCGCCCGCAATGCCTTCGACACCGGCCTCGCCCTCATGCCTCCGGCCGAGCGAGCCCCCTACGACAACGTTTCCTACCTCCTGAACGAAGAGGACGCGGCCGAGTATCAGCGGCTCGAGCCGGGCAACGCACGGGAATACGAGCGCATCCTGTGGGCCAAGTCCGATCCGCTCTTCCTGATTCCGGAAAACGAGCGGGCGATGGAGCACATCGCGCGCGTCACCCACGCGGAGTTGGCCTTCGGAGATCCCGAGCGGCGTCTGCCGGGCTGGAGCAGCGACCGGGGCCAGGTTCTCATACGCTACGGCCTCCCCGCGAACATCTGGATGCTGCGGCAGGACGGCGGCGGCACCGGGCTCGGAGGCGCGGCTCAGCGAGCCGGTGCCAGCGCCACCGGGCGGTGGATCTTCTGGAACTACCGGCTGGAGGTGCCCAGCTTCGTGTTCCACCGGGAGCTGGGGTACAGCCGGGTCGGCTTCGACTTCGACGCGAACACGGGACAGTACCTGCGCCAGGTCAGCGAGACCGAGGCCACCACCACCTTCGAGAGCCGTGCCGTCAACCGCTGGACGGAGATCCCCGCGCAGATCGCCCGCTTCCGGGGTGCCGCTCCCGGGCAGGTGGAGGTGCTGGCCTTCCTGCGCGCCGATCCGGACTCCTTCAATCTGTTCGAGGGCGACTCCGTCCGCGTCGGCATGTTCCTGTTCAACCGGAGCTACGAGGACTCGGCCAGCGTGGCGCACGCGGTAAAGGCCGAAGACACCGGCAACGTTCTGTTCACGTTCGAGTTGCCGCGCGGAACCTTCGAATACTCGCTCGAGGGGCTGGCGGCGGAATCCCGCGTGGCCGCGCGCAACCGGGGGACGATCACCGCCATTCCGGTACGGCGCGTGGGGCTGTCCACGTCCGACCTGGTCCTGGCCGGGGGCGTGATTCCGCGTGTCGAGCAGCCCGGAGGATGGCGCGACTTCGCCATCGGCGCCTCGCGCGACCTGGTCTTCGACGCGGACGACGACATCCATGTCTACATGGAAATCTACGGGCTGACCACCGACTTCATGGGCTCGTCGGAGTACACCGTGGAGGTGACGCTGCAGGATGCTGAGCGGCGCAGCGTGGGCGCGCGCCTCCTGCGCTCGCTGGGCAACCTGATAGGCGGCGCGGAAGGCGACCTGGCCGTCCGCTTCGTGCGCAACGTCGAGCCCGTCGACGGAGTCGTGCCCGAGTACTTCTCCGTCTCGGCCGATGAAGCCGGGGAGGGGGCGCACCGCCTCATCATTGCCATCACCGACCGGACCACCGGCGCCTCCGTGAGCGTCGAGCGCGAGCTTGCCATCCGCAGGCCGGACGACGACCCGCGATAA